The uncultured Desulfuromonas sp. genome has a segment encoding these proteins:
- a CDS encoding phosphatidylserine decarboxylase — protein sequence MKATHQYIERASGQVYDETLYADRLVRWMYHPLREYAPVVFNALTGPRVSSWLGTINYDLDRVSRASGQEAFLKTCGVDLGECLDDPATLTTPRKIFERKIRYWQCRPMEDTVETVVSTADARLVVGSLAESDALFLKDKFFSLDELLGADKGDWLQRFDQGDFAVLRLTPDKYHFNHVPVSGVIRDIYELHGRYHACNPGAVVAEITPYSKNRRLVTIIDTDVEGGSQVGLVAMIEVVALMIGDIQPCYSANPQGYEPVREQTAGVRLERGQPKSLFRPGSSTDVLLFEPGRIRFCPDLLENQQRQGVSSRFSLGFGRPLVETDVPVRSTIALSRTAASVRQGED from the coding sequence ATGAAAGCGACACACCAGTATATCGAGCGAGCTAGTGGCCAGGTTTATGACGAAACCCTGTATGCGGACCGTCTGGTGCGTTGGATGTACCACCCGTTACGTGAATATGCGCCGGTTGTGTTCAATGCCCTGACCGGGCCGCGCGTCTCTTCCTGGCTGGGTACCATCAACTATGACCTCGACCGGGTCAGCCGGGCCAGTGGTCAGGAGGCGTTCCTGAAAACCTGCGGCGTTGATCTCGGCGAGTGCCTCGATGATCCAGCGACCCTGACCACGCCGCGCAAGATTTTTGAGCGTAAAATCCGTTATTGGCAGTGTCGTCCCATGGAGGACACGGTCGAGACCGTGGTGTCAACCGCGGATGCGCGTCTGGTGGTCGGCTCACTGGCCGAGAGCGATGCGCTGTTTCTTAAAGATAAGTTTTTCTCACTCGACGAGTTGCTCGGTGCGGACAAAGGCGACTGGTTGCAGCGCTTTGACCAGGGGGACTTTGCCGTGCTGCGCCTGACCCCGGATAAATATCACTTCAATCACGTCCCGGTCAGCGGAGTGATTCGCGACATCTATGAACTTCATGGCCGCTACCATGCCTGCAACCCCGGCGCTGTGGTGGCCGAGATCACGCCGTATTCGAAAAATCGTCGTCTGGTTACCATCATCGATACCGATGTTGAAGGCGGCAGTCAGGTCGGTCTGGTGGCGATGATCGAAGTGGTGGCGTTAATGATCGGCGACATCCAGCCCTGCTACAGCGCCAATCCTCAAGGCTATGAACCGGTGCGTGAGCAAACGGCCGGCGTGCGTCTGGAACGCGGCCAACCCAAGAGTCTGTTTCGTCCCGGCAGCAGTACCGATGTACTGTTGTTTGAGCCGGGCCGTATCCGTTTTTGTCCTGATCTGCTGGAAAATCAGCAGCGGCAGGGCGTCAGCAGCCGGTTCAGCCTCGGTTTCGGCCGTCCCCTGGTGGAAACCGATGTGCCGGTGCGATCAACCATTGCCTTATCACGGACGGCTGCGTCGGTCCGACAAGGAGAAGATTGA
- a CDS encoding EAL domain-containing protein, protein MTLSIRAKTFLGILLTLVVLTGVFVFSLKLFNEKSIEKVESQFGNEALLRVENLLHEKEKDLVHLANSVSVLHPLWSVAKGDNENSLPMAFFDTLAVDFVLIVTSDQHAVFQKGFHALDDYEGDLLSALSESVFSLPMQPQRGLVRFDDQPLLLVTHPIVHDQDQNGPVEILVVGLLLGEDFWQRVNHELQMHAGMTLAENVPSSCPDKSYSCLKKTIPDLHGHNSFVLHCGSYRFMREFSRRNLVAFLGLFGFSCVVMVFITQMILDVLVLSRLVRLGQRLEKIGHKQTPDQNMVVEVDGEDEIAVIGNTINEMLDRLRLGDQIRFQQEKRFSDMIEHSGLVVIGIDHTSRIVLFNRAAEKATGYSRADVFQENFFDLFTSTETAELLGGYIAKAMSQGEFSGDFHAPLKMRDGSVRQFLWDAIFEYDEHGQIDTFIGFGRDVTESLAAERRLKMITKVFENTAEAIFITDRRNRIIEVNQAFESISGYSRSEVLGQNPILLQSHHHDDAFFDRMWKELISKGHWEGEVWNRRKDGESYVSWVTIDTIRDHDGSIKNFFSISSDISQIKEAERQLHQLAYFDALTGLPNRLSFSGQLEERLSLCDDACNLAVMVLDLDSFKLINESLGPVLADKLLQMFAERLTLCSQEDAFLARIGGDEFAFILRKQRVMSMLDELFECVEAPFIIGAQRICLTTSVGVAVAPDDGETVSELLKNATIALYSIKDSRRNRSCYYEQSMSDRVIERMSLAEMLRDAVDNGEFELYYQPKVRLKDGRIVGAEALLRWHSRDGMVPPDRFIPIAEQTGLILPIGEWVLKQACLQAQTWRQVNPDFQMGVNLSPAQFDLDYLPRLVADTLAETQLCADALELEITEGMIIENIDDTVQILQSLRELGVDISIDDFGTGYSSLSYLTRLPLDILKIDRSFMLEVPDSRDSTNVVLSILALARSLNLKVTAEGVEREDHVTLLHDHRCSYIQGYFCSPPLPAQEFEEFMRQRQCRCGNCEGITWIQQP, encoded by the coding sequence ATGACTCTGTCGATTCGTGCGAAAACTTTTCTCGGAATTTTGCTGACCCTGGTCGTTCTTACCGGTGTGTTTGTTTTCAGCCTGAAGCTGTTCAATGAAAAGAGCATTGAAAAGGTTGAGAGTCAGTTCGGCAACGAAGCACTGCTGCGGGTTGAAAATCTGCTGCACGAAAAAGAAAAAGATCTGGTCCATCTGGCCAATTCAGTTTCTGTTCTCCACCCGTTGTGGTCCGTTGCCAAAGGCGATAATGAGAACAGCCTGCCCATGGCGTTTTTCGACACGCTTGCGGTCGATTTCGTTCTGATTGTCACGTCCGACCAACACGCGGTATTTCAAAAAGGCTTTCATGCTCTTGATGACTATGAAGGCGATCTTCTCTCGGCTCTTTCGGAATCTGTTTTTTCGCTGCCGATGCAACCGCAACGCGGTCTTGTCCGTTTTGATGATCAGCCGTTGCTGCTGGTGACCCATCCTATCGTTCATGATCAGGATCAAAATGGACCCGTGGAAATACTGGTTGTCGGCCTGTTGCTGGGCGAGGACTTCTGGCAGCGCGTCAATCATGAATTGCAGATGCATGCCGGGATGACATTGGCTGAAAATGTTCCGAGTTCGTGTCCTGATAAATCCTACAGCTGTTTGAAAAAAACAATTCCCGATCTTCATGGTCACAACTCCTTTGTCCTGCATTGCGGAAGTTATCGTTTTATGCGCGAATTCAGCCGCCGTAACCTGGTGGCGTTCCTGGGGCTGTTTGGTTTTTCCTGTGTGGTCATGGTCTTCATCACCCAGATGATCCTTGATGTGCTGGTGCTGTCTCGTCTGGTGCGTCTCGGCCAGAGGCTGGAAAAAATCGGCCACAAGCAGACTCCGGATCAAAACATGGTTGTTGAGGTTGACGGCGAGGATGAAATTGCCGTGATCGGCAACACCATCAACGAGATGCTCGACCGTTTGCGGCTTGGCGATCAGATCCGTTTCCAGCAGGAGAAACGTTTTTCCGACATGATTGAACATTCCGGCCTGGTGGTGATCGGCATCGATCACACCTCTAGGATCGTTTTGTTCAACCGGGCGGCGGAAAAAGCCACCGGTTATTCACGTGCGGACGTTTTCCAGGAAAACTTTTTCGATCTGTTCACCTCCACAGAGACGGCGGAACTGCTTGGGGGGTATATTGCCAAAGCCATGTCGCAGGGGGAGTTCAGTGGAGATTTCCATGCGCCGCTGAAAATGCGCGACGGCAGCGTCCGGCAGTTTTTGTGGGATGCCATCTTTGAATACGACGAGCACGGCCAGATCGATACGTTTATCGGTTTTGGTCGCGATGTCACGGAATCCCTTGCCGCTGAGCGGCGCCTGAAGATGATCACCAAGGTGTTTGAGAATACCGCCGAAGCGATTTTTATCACCGACCGGCGTAACCGTATTATCGAAGTCAATCAGGCCTTTGAGTCGATCAGCGGTTACTCGCGCAGTGAAGTGCTCGGACAGAACCCGATCCTGCTGCAATCACATCATCATGATGACGCCTTTTTTGACCGGATGTGGAAAGAGCTTATCAGCAAAGGGCACTGGGAAGGGGAGGTGTGGAACCGGCGCAAAGACGGTGAAAGTTATGTCAGCTGGGTGACCATTGACACCATTCGTGATCATGACGGGTCCATCAAAAACTTTTTCTCTATTTCGTCCGATATCAGCCAGATCAAAGAAGCTGAACGCCAGTTGCATCAACTGGCGTATTTTGACGCATTGACCGGTTTACCCAATCGCCTGTCGTTCTCCGGCCAGCTTGAAGAACGCCTGTCCCTGTGTGACGATGCCTGCAATCTGGCTGTCATGGTCCTTGATCTCGATTCGTTCAAACTGATTAACGAGTCCCTGGGGCCGGTTCTGGCCGACAAACTACTGCAGATGTTTGCCGAACGTCTGACCCTGTGCAGCCAGGAAGATGCTTTTCTGGCGAGGATTGGTGGCGATGAGTTCGCCTTTATTCTGCGCAAGCAGCGTGTCATGTCCATGCTGGACGAACTGTTCGAATGCGTGGAGGCACCGTTTATCATTGGTGCGCAGCGAATCTGCCTGACCACCAGTGTCGGTGTTGCCGTGGCTCCCGATGATGGTGAAACGGTTTCCGAACTGCTCAAAAATGCCACGATCGCCCTGTATTCCATCAAGGATAGTCGTCGCAACCGTTCCTGTTATTATGAACAGAGCATGAGTGACCGGGTGATTGAACGGATGAGTCTGGCGGAAATGTTACGCGATGCCGTCGATAACGGTGAATTTGAACTCTATTATCAGCCCAAGGTGCGCCTTAAAGACGGTAGGATCGTTGGTGCCGAAGCGCTGCTGCGTTGGCACAGCCGTGACGGCATGGTGCCTCCGGATCGTTTTATTCCCATTGCCGAGCAAACCGGACTGATTCTGCCGATTGGCGAGTGGGTACTCAAACAGGCCTGCCTTCAAGCGCAAACGTGGCGTCAGGTTAATCCGGATTTCCAGATGGGCGTCAACCTGTCTCCGGCACAGTTTGATCTCGACTATCTGCCGCGGCTGGTTGCCGACACACTGGCGGAGACGCAGCTGTGTGCTGACGCCCTTGAGCTGGAGATTACCGAGGGTATGATCATTGAGAATATCGACGATACGGTCCAGATCCTCCAGTCGTTGCGCGAACTCGGCGTTGATATTTCCATTGATGACTTTGGTACCGGCTATTCGTCGTTGAGCTATCTGACCCGGCTGCCTCTGGATATTCTGAAAATTGATCGCTCGTTTATGCTCGAAGTGCCGGATTCGCGGGACAGCACCAATGTTGTGCTATCCATTCTCGCTTTGGCGCGCAGCCTGAATCTGAAAGTCACGGCAGAAGGGGTGGAGCGTGAGGATCATGTGACGTTGCTCCATGATCATCGCTGCAGCTATATTCAGGGCTATTTCTGCAGCCCACCGTTGCCGGCGCAGGAGTTTGAAGAATTTATGCGTCAGCGCCAGTGTCGGTGTGGCAATTGTGAGGGAATTACCTGGATCCAACAGCCCTGA
- a CDS encoding beta-ketoacyl synthase N-terminal-like domain-containing protein, with product MHSESSQRPAVAIVGIGGIFPQAPTLEQFWSIIRDGVATASQPPKGRWQLPVDEAYHPEEGKTDCVYSKKACFVDNFTLDLPFDRLNIDENLVRQLDPLFQLLLQAGVTAWQDANPTNIDKQRMGVIVGNLALPSETASKLAQDYVGRTIYEQLFDQQLETSTSPLNRYMTGLPAAVLGKALGLGGTCFTLDAACASSLYAIKLAVAELQSGRADAMLTGGVARPDSQYTQMGFSQLHALSPTGVCAPFDQSGNGLVVGEGAGVLLLKRTEDALRDGDHIYAQIAGIGLSNDIGGSLLAPMSEGQLRAMRAAYRQAGWQPQDVDHIECHATGTPVGDAVEFASLKQLWQDRTTDHRCVIGSVKSNIGHLLTAAGSAAVIKTLLALKHEQLPPTAGFHQAGEQMGMEDSPFDVLPTCRPWQRSETRPRRAAVSAFGFGGINAHLLLEEWTGNACPQTPAQPQHATEPIAIVGLDVRLADHADSAAFRRDWLSDQTEAPFSSPHHWYGAETSHWFKKEFSQQNSGSGHYLDQVAVQPGTFRIPPTELKEMLPRQALMLKSAAAALADAGLKDHDHLTTGVFVGTGLDLNATSFSLRWGLPERVRRWAEQSGSDLDQQQLEQWCDTLRDAICPPLTANRTMGALGSVVASRIAREFKCGGSSFTVAAEENSAVQALQLATEALRRNDVKLAIVGGVDLPGDIRAQLSAGRLAGYTPINEGACSVVLMPLSEARQQGHTIYAQIHDINIASAADDSLTTPRPEAMSQLADVNNTAYVDHIAPNASALGLLRRKMNSARPVSTSERYGHSGEAAGLVGVIAAALSLHHRILPTAADSAARYWLHNRHDGPRRALVTSTATGGLLAAVRLVEEERGEAPLPGRLPAGPLSRALFAVYGSTPGHLLSKLTELDQWLNQQNQTAIHTMATQWRRSSQPDNTPGLALTLVCAHVAELNEQIAFAREHLTHHPEQRLDGRGGALLPARARDNVFYNPTPLSDNGQVAFIFPGSGNHFPHMGRELGLLWPEIFEQQHRDNQRLKDQFQPQLFWNGSDRAQIEEDHNGMIIAHVALCTALSDLVRRFGVSPQAAIGYSLGESSSLFSLKAWQQRDAMLERIEASPLFTRDLGGPCDSARQLWQLPDSDDVDWTLGIVPVAAQQVEQALQNRERVYLLIINTPQECVIGGQRADVEALVAELGCPFIELKGVTTVHCPVPTMVAKPYHDLHLFPTTPPEGIRFYSCASGQPYTPDTESCAAAILAQAVDRIDFVRVIENAYNDGVRLFIETGSGNSCSRMIPRILGERPHMVRPVHVDNQPMAVTVTRLMAQLIAEGVGCDQTLLEQDEIGVAHPTAKTVNAVILTNGLAKPALPPCPVEQQNSYDVPSSPAPAAVAPQPTPSTSAAQIQPISDPLFATMNRTQHHHAASHDTFLGVSEQIQQLMQRNLELQKQLRAHLPAEVQPVAPPQPVPTAPPVAKPQQAVAFDRDKCMEFAIGSIAAMLGPRFAPIDDHPTRVRLPDEPLMLVDRIIKVEGEPCSMSHGRVITEHDVTADRWYLDGERIPTCVAVEAGQADLFLSGYLGIDFHTKGHAVYRLLDAIVEFHGELPQPGDVIRYDIRIERFFRQGDTWLFRFEFDSTVNGQPLMTMRNGCAGFFSQQELDAGKGIVHTKFDLMAQQGKRPADWQDLVPMTHESYTADQVAALRRGDLVSCFGEAFAALAVHKPYTLPSGHLELVDRVTEIIPGGGRFGLGQIRAEMDIQPEDWFLTCHFCDDNVMPGTLMYECCLHTLRIYLMRMGWVTAENEAVWQPVPGVGSQLKCRGQVTEHTRTVTYEVTLKELGYRPEPYAIVDALMYADGKPIVEIINMSVRLSGISRDAIQQRWQAAPQVEKTVIKPAIYDYDSILAYSNGNPSEAFGEPYKVFDQQRRIARLPRPPFQFLDRVTGVHAEAWKMEAGGTIEAQYDVPGDAWYFGEERTGQMPFSVLLEIALQPCGWMAAYVGSALTSDSDLCFRNLDGNAVQHRQVTPQTGTLTTTVKLTRVSSSGGMIIQSYDFSVEDRHGAVYTGDTVFGFFTEQALANQIGIRDAALYQPTAEEQQRAVSLPYPHPAPFPDEQLRMIDDIALFVADGGPQQLGYIRGTKKVDPAEWFFQAHFYQDPVCPGSLGLESFQQLLKYVADQRWKCDEHTVFEPITLNHNHHWMYRGQIIPTNTIVTVEAVITAVDDTRKTLTADGFLQVDGKVIYQMKSFSLRVI from the coding sequence ATGCACTCTGAATCTAGCCAACGTCCCGCTGTTGCCATTGTTGGAATCGGCGGCATCTTTCCCCAAGCCCCGACTCTGGAACAGTTCTGGTCTATTATTCGTGATGGTGTTGCCACGGCATCCCAACCGCCCAAGGGGCGCTGGCAGTTGCCGGTTGATGAAGCCTACCATCCGGAAGAAGGCAAAACGGATTGTGTTTATTCTAAAAAAGCCTGTTTTGTCGACAACTTCACACTCGACCTGCCCTTTGATCGATTAAATATTGACGAGAATCTGGTCCGCCAATTGGATCCTCTCTTTCAGCTGTTGCTGCAAGCCGGCGTGACGGCCTGGCAGGATGCCAATCCGACAAACATCGATAAACAACGCATGGGCGTTATTGTCGGCAACCTGGCCCTGCCCAGTGAAACCGCCTCCAAGCTGGCTCAGGACTATGTCGGTCGAACCATCTATGAACAACTTTTCGACCAACAGCTCGAAACCAGCACATCGCCGCTCAATCGCTATATGACCGGCCTGCCGGCCGCGGTACTCGGCAAGGCCCTGGGACTCGGCGGCACCTGCTTCACCCTGGACGCTGCCTGTGCCTCCTCGCTGTATGCCATCAAGCTGGCCGTGGCTGAACTGCAATCGGGCCGCGCCGACGCCATGCTCACCGGTGGTGTTGCCCGACCTGACTCACAATACACCCAGATGGGCTTCTCCCAGTTACACGCCCTGTCTCCCACAGGTGTCTGTGCGCCCTTTGATCAGTCCGGCAACGGTCTGGTGGTCGGTGAAGGCGCCGGTGTGCTGCTGCTCAAACGCACCGAGGATGCACTGCGCGACGGTGACCACATTTACGCCCAGATTGCCGGCATCGGGCTGTCCAACGATATCGGCGGCAGTCTGCTGGCGCCCATGTCGGAAGGCCAGCTGCGCGCCATGCGCGCCGCCTACAGACAAGCGGGCTGGCAGCCACAGGATGTTGATCACATCGAATGCCACGCCACCGGCACCCCGGTCGGCGATGCCGTTGAATTTGCCAGTCTCAAACAGCTCTGGCAGGACCGGACCACGGATCATCGCTGTGTTATCGGCTCCGTCAAATCGAATATCGGCCACCTGCTCACCGCTGCCGGGTCGGCTGCGGTGATTAAAACCCTGCTGGCTCTCAAACATGAACAATTGCCGCCCACGGCCGGATTTCATCAGGCCGGTGAACAGATGGGCATGGAAGACAGCCCGTTTGACGTATTACCTACCTGTCGCCCGTGGCAGCGCAGTGAAACGCGACCGCGACGGGCCGCGGTCAGCGCCTTTGGTTTCGGCGGGATCAATGCCCATCTGTTACTTGAAGAATGGACCGGCAACGCTTGCCCACAAACACCGGCCCAGCCACAACATGCGACGGAGCCGATTGCCATCGTCGGTCTGGATGTGCGTCTGGCCGACCATGCCGACAGCGCAGCCTTTCGTCGCGACTGGCTGTCAGACCAGACTGAGGCCCCCTTTTCCTCACCGCATCACTGGTATGGCGCGGAAACCAGTCACTGGTTTAAAAAAGAATTTTCACAACAAAACAGCGGGTCGGGACACTACCTCGATCAGGTTGCGGTGCAGCCGGGCACCTTCCGCATTCCGCCCACGGAACTTAAGGAGATGTTGCCGCGTCAGGCGCTGATGCTGAAAAGTGCCGCGGCGGCTCTGGCTGACGCAGGGCTCAAGGACCATGACCATCTCACCACCGGTGTGTTTGTCGGTACCGGACTCGATCTCAATGCCACCAGCTTCAGCCTGCGCTGGGGATTGCCCGAACGGGTGCGCCGGTGGGCGGAGCAAAGCGGTAGCGATCTCGATCAGCAACAGCTTGAACAGTGGTGTGACACCTTGCGTGACGCCATCTGCCCACCGCTGACCGCCAACCGCACCATGGGTGCCCTGGGCAGTGTGGTGGCCAGCCGCATTGCCCGTGAATTCAAATGCGGCGGCTCCAGCTTTACGGTGGCGGCCGAAGAGAACTCCGCGGTGCAAGCCTTGCAGCTGGCCACGGAAGCATTGCGCCGCAACGATGTCAAACTGGCCATTGTCGGCGGTGTTGATCTGCCCGGCGACATTCGCGCCCAGCTCAGTGCCGGCCGTCTTGCCGGCTATACACCAATCAATGAAGGGGCCTGTTCCGTCGTTCTCATGCCTCTGTCAGAAGCCCGGCAACAGGGCCATACCATTTACGCGCAAATTCATGACATAAACATTGCTTCAGCAGCAGATGACAGTTTGACGACACCACGTCCGGAAGCGATGAGCCAACTTGCCGACGTCAACAACACGGCATATGTCGATCATATTGCCCCGAACGCTTCGGCGCTGGGCCTTTTGCGCCGGAAGATGAATTCGGCGCGGCCCGTTTCCACCTCAGAGCGGTATGGCCACAGTGGTGAAGCGGCGGGTCTCGTCGGTGTCATTGCCGCGGCACTCTCGCTGCACCATCGCATTCTGCCGACAGCGGCAGACAGTGCCGCCCGCTATTGGCTGCATAATCGCCATGACGGACCGCGCCGGGCACTGGTGACCAGCACGGCCACCGGCGGTCTGCTGGCGGCGGTACGCCTTGTCGAGGAGGAGCGTGGCGAAGCGCCGCTACCGGGACGCCTGCCCGCGGGTCCCTTGAGTCGTGCCCTGTTTGCCGTCTACGGATCGACGCCGGGTCACCTGCTCAGCAAGCTGACCGAACTGGACCAGTGGCTGAATCAGCAGAACCAGACTGCCATTCACACCATGGCGACACAGTGGCGACGCAGTTCGCAGCCGGATAATACACCGGGACTGGCATTGACCCTGGTCTGTGCGCATGTGGCGGAACTCAACGAGCAGATTGCCTTTGCCCGTGAGCACCTGACACACCACCCGGAGCAACGTCTCGATGGTCGCGGCGGTGCCCTCCTTCCCGCCCGCGCTCGCGACAACGTGTTCTACAATCCGACACCGCTGAGCGACAACGGCCAGGTGGCGTTTATCTTCCCCGGCTCCGGCAATCACTTCCCTCACATGGGACGAGAGCTGGGCCTGCTGTGGCCGGAGATCTTTGAGCAGCAGCATCGTGACAACCAGCGCCTCAAGGATCAATTTCAGCCGCAGCTGTTCTGGAACGGCTCCGATCGCGCGCAGATCGAGGAGGATCACAACGGCATGATCATCGCCCATGTGGCGTTGTGTACGGCGCTGAGTGATCTGGTGCGTCGCTTTGGCGTTTCACCACAGGCGGCCATTGGCTACAGTCTGGGTGAATCGTCGAGTCTGTTTTCTCTCAAAGCCTGGCAACAACGTGATGCCATGTTGGAACGGATTGAAGCCTCGCCGTTGTTTACCCGCGATCTCGGCGGTCCCTGTGACAGCGCGCGACAACTCTGGCAACTGCCGGACAGTGACGATGTCGATTGGACGCTGGGTATTGTCCCTGTTGCTGCGCAGCAGGTTGAACAGGCGCTACAGAACCGCGAACGGGTTTACCTGTTGATCATCAACACCCCGCAGGAATGCGTCATCGGCGGTCAACGGGCCGATGTCGAGGCATTGGTGGCTGAACTCGGCTGTCCATTCATTGAACTCAAAGGGGTGACCACGGTTCACTGCCCGGTGCCGACCATGGTGGCAAAACCGTATCACGACCTGCACCTGTTTCCGACTACGCCACCGGAGGGTATCCGTTTCTACAGTTGCGCCAGTGGTCAGCCCTACACGCCGGATACGGAAAGCTGCGCCGCGGCCATCCTCGCCCAGGCGGTGGATCGTATCGATTTTGTCCGCGTAATTGAGAATGCCTACAATGACGGTGTGCGCCTGTTTATCGAGACCGGTAGCGGCAATTCATGCTCGCGCATGATTCCGCGCATCCTCGGTGAGCGTCCCCACATGGTGCGACCGGTTCATGTCGACAACCAGCCCATGGCCGTCACCGTCACCCGGTTGATGGCGCAACTGATTGCCGAAGGGGTGGGCTGCGACCAGACGCTTCTGGAGCAGGATGAGATCGGTGTGGCACACCCCACCGCCAAGACGGTTAACGCCGTCATCCTGACCAACGGACTGGCCAAGCCGGCACTGCCGCCCTGCCCGGTGGAGCAACAGAACTCCTACGATGTTCCGTCATCTCCGGCACCGGCGGCAGTCGCACCACAGCCGACACCAAGCACATCAGCGGCGCAAATACAACCGATCAGCGACCCGCTGTTTGCCACCATGAACCGCACCCAGCACCATCATGCGGCCAGCCACGACACTTTTCTCGGCGTGTCGGAGCAGATTCAACAACTCATGCAGCGCAACCTGGAACTGCAAAAACAACTGCGTGCCCATCTGCCCGCCGAGGTGCAGCCGGTGGCTCCACCACAACCCGTGCCGACCGCGCCACCAGTGGCCAAGCCGCAGCAAGCCGTGGCCTTTGATCGCGACAAATGCATGGAGTTTGCTATTGGCTCCATTGCCGCCATGCTCGGTCCGCGCTTTGCCCCCATCGACGACCACCCCACCCGCGTGCGGCTGCCGGATGAGCCCTTAATGCTGGTCGACCGCATCATCAAAGTGGAGGGGGAGCCCTGCTCCATGAGCCATGGCCGGGTGATCACCGAGCACGATGTCACGGCGGACCGCTGGTATCTCGACGGCGAACGCATTCCCACCTGTGTTGCCGTGGAAGCCGGACAGGCCGACCTGTTTTTGTCCGGCTATCTCGGCATCGACTTCCACACCAAGGGCCATGCGGTGTATCGGCTGCTGGATGCCATCGTCGAGTTCCACGGTGAACTGCCCCAGCCCGGTGATGTCATTCGTTACGATATCCGCATTGAGCGTTTCTTCCGTCAGGGCGACACCTGGCTGTTCCGCTTTGAATTCGACAGCACCGTCAACGGCCAACCGCTGATGACCATGCGTAACGGTTGTGCCGGATTCTTCTCTCAACAGGAGCTTGATGCCGGTAAAGGGATCGTCCACACCAAGTTCGACCTGATGGCGCAGCAAGGCAAACGCCCGGCTGACTGGCAGGATCTGGTGCCCATGACCCATGAAAGCTATACGGCGGATCAGGTGGCGGCGCTACGTCGTGGTGATCTGGTCAGCTGTTTTGGCGAGGCGTTCGCGGCACTGGCCGTCCACAAGCCCTACACCCTGCCCAGCGGCCATCTCGAACTGGTCGACCGGGTGACGGAGATCATCCCCGGCGGCGGTCGGTTCGGTCTCGGACAGATCCGCGCCGAGATGGATATTCAACCGGAAGACTGGTTTCTCACCTGCCATTTCTGCGATGACAACGTCATGCCCGGCACCCTGATGTACGAGTGCTGTCTGCATACGTTGCGCATTTACCTGATGCGCATGGGCTGGGTCACCGCCGAGAATGAAGCGGTCTGGCAACCGGTGCCGGGAGTCGGCAGTCAACTCAAGTGCCGTGGTCAGGTGACCGAACACACCAGGACCGTCACCTATGAAGTCACCCTGAAAGAGTTAGGTTACCGTCCGGAACCCTATGCCATTGTCGATGCCCTGATGTATGCCGACGGCAAGCCGATTGTCGAAATCATCAATATGTCGGTCCGCCTCAGCGGTATCAGCCGTGACGCAATCCAACAACGCTGGCAGGCGGCTCCTCAGGTTGAAAAAACCGTGATCAAACCGGCTATCTACGACTATGACAGTATTCTCGCCTACTCCAACGGCAATCCGTCCGAGGCGTTCGGTGAACCGTATAAGGTCTTTGATCAGCAACGGCGTATCGCCCGTCTGCCCCGTCCGCCGTTCCAGTTTCTCGATCGGGTGACCGGAGTCCATGCCGAGGCATGGAAGATGGAAGCCGGTGGCACGATTGAAGCGCAATACGATGTGCCCGGCGATGCCTGGTACTTCGGCGAAGAGCGCACCGGCCAGATGCCGTTCAGTGTGCTGCTGGAGATCGCCCTGCAACCGTGCGGCTGGATGGCGGCCTATGTCGGCTCGGCCCTGACCAGTGATAGTGACCTGTGTTTCCGCAATCTGGATGGCAATGCCGTCCAGCATCGTCAGGTTACCCCGCAGACCGGCACCCTGACCACCACCGTCAAACTGACCCGGGTGTCGAGCAGCGGCGGCATGATTATTCAAAGCTACGATTTTAGCGTGGAAGACCGTCACGGTGCGGTGTACACCGGAGATACGGTGTTCGGCTTTTTCACCGAACAGGCTCTGGCCAATCAGATCGGCATTCGCGATGCCGCGCTGTATCAACCGACAGCGGAGGAACAACAACGGGCGGTGAGCCTGCCGTATCCGCATCCGGCACCGTTCCCGGACGAACAATTGCGCATGATCGACGATATCGCCTTGTTCGTTGCTGACGGTGGCCCGCAGCAGTTGGGGTACATTCGCGGCACGAAAAAGGTTGATCCCGCTGAGTGGTTTTTCCAAGCCCATTTTTATCAGGATCCGGTATGTCCCGGGTCTTTGGGCCTTGAATCTTTTCAACAGCTGCTCAAATATGTCGCCGACCAGCGCTGGAAATGTGATGAACACACGGTCTTCGAACCAATCACCCTTAACCACAACCATCATTGGATGTACCGGGGGCAGATCATCCCGACCAACACGATCGTGACGGTCGAGGCGGTGATTACCGCCGTGGATGATACGCGAAAAACGCTCACGGCGGATGGTTTCCTGCAGGTTGACGGCAAAGTGATATACCAGATGAAATCATTCTCGCTACGCGTTATTTAA